Part of the Candidatus Woesearchaeota archaeon genome is shown below.
CGGTATAGCTTTATAGAATCTGTACGTAAAGTAATCCTTATAGGAACACCCAACAAAGGATCTCCCGGAGCAGATCTGTATAAAAACCTTTACACCTATCTTGCAAACTTCGTAGACAGAGCGTATCCCCTCTCAAAAGTATCGCCTGACACAATAAACTTACTCACAAAAGGCGAACAAATAGAACGCATTCCAAATGTAGACTACTATGTCATAGCAGGAACAAAACCCATAGCACTTGACCTTGTATTGTTCAAAAAAACATTGGACCTCTTTGAAGGAATTGATAATGACGGTATTGTTTCCACGCTCTCAGCAAGACTCGTAGGAGGAGAAGAAATTAATAACCAATGTGAAAACTATTGGGAAATAGACCAATCCCACGTAGACCTCCTTGATGATGAAACATCAAGAAAAGTTATTGAGAGAATCGTTGCAGGCCAAATTCAAGAAGATTACACGGGCAAGCAATTCTTACGGGTGACCATTGATTCATGCAACCCTCAAAGTACATACATACTCTACGGAAAAGAAATCGATCCAAAAGCAGTTGCAGATCCTACTGGTTGTAGTTGTGGAAATGGTGTGTGCGGCGTTGATGAGAATCCTGTTACTTGCCCGAGTGATTGTCTGCGCATATCTGCAGTAAGCGCACTAGGTCGGGAAGTTGCGGTACTTCTCTACACAGGACTATTCATAGTTCTACTCACCTTACTTGCAGTAGCCCTCGTGTACTATGAACGCAATGATATTCGCATGTTCATCATTAGACAAAAGTTGCATGTGCCAAAGGGAAAGAATGCTGAAAAAGTAGTTGATCAAAAACTCAAAGATCATTGGGAGGAGGTTAAAGAGCTTAATAAAAAACAGCACCTTGCACTGCGTGCAATGAGAAAACTCAATGGCATAGGACACGCGGTTCTTCTTAAAGCAAGGGCGTTACGAGAAGCGCCTCACTGGCTTAAAGAAAAAATGATGCTCCCGAAAACAAGCGATCGTATCAAAAAGCTTAACGAGGACATTGAAAAACTTCAGGAAGATCTCAATAAACTTAAGTAGTGTAATAAACATGTTTATAAATACTAGCTGCTCACTAAGTACCATGAACAAAAGAGGAAAACTTGCAACAAGCATTGTTACTTCACTATTTCTTCTCGCAATGATAGGAGTCATTTCTCTTTCAGGACCCTCCATAACGGGCGCAGCAGCAGGAGGAGAAGGACCAGTCTCAAGCGCGCTTATTACGATGTTCTTTGTTCTCGCACTTGCAACAGTGCTTTCAGGAATTGTTGCAACTCCGCAAAAAATAAGAGAAGAACGTCAACAAACCTTTTCCGATGTGAACACGCGTCTCAAAGAAATAGACGAACAACTCAAAAAAATATTCTAAATTACTTGTGAATCTTTGAAATTTCTTCTTTTACTATGCGTAAATCTGCTTCCATTTCAGGAATTAAACTACGATTGTAAATAAGTGCTGCGGGGTGATAAAGAGGAATCACTCTTCGCACCTCGCCATGAATCATAACATTAACAGGTTTACCGTGCAAAGAAGAAATTCCACCTACAGATTTCATTTTCTGCGTATCACACCCCGAAAGAATGTACTTTGTTGCAAAATTACCCAAAGGACAAATCACACGTGGATTAATAATCCTAATCTGCTCAAATAAGTACGGAGCATGCATTTCAATCTCGCGAACTGTAGGATTTCTATTCTCGGGGGGGCGGTACTTCACAACATTTGCAATGTAGACATCGTCAAGAGTAAGTCCAATTGTTCGAAGAAACTTATCAAGGTTCTTCCCCGCAGCACCCACAAAAGGAACGCCTTGCAAATCCTCTTGTTTTCCAGGCGCTTCACCAATAATCAGAATTTTCGCATCAGGATTGCCCTTACCAAATACGAGGTTCGTAGCAGACTCCCTAAGAGGCAAAGAAGAATCTCGCAAGATTTTTTCTTCAAGTTTTTTTAGTTCTTGTGCCTTGTTCATCGCCCCGTAGACCCAAAACCACCACTTGAGCGCTGAGTTTCATCAAGTTCTTCAACATGTTCCCACTCAACTTTTGGAATCTTATTAAACACTGCTTGCGCAACCTTCATATGCTTTTCAAACACCACGGGCTTATCAGAGGTGTTAAAAAGAATAACTCCAATTTCTCCTCGGTAATTACTATCAATTGTTCCGGGAGAGTTGAGCACAATCACACCATGTTTTAAACTTAAACCCGATTTAGATCTAATCTGCATTTCATATCCTTGAGGAATTGCGCAATACACACCCGTTGGTGCAAGTTTACGCTCACCTGGCGCGAGAACTATTTTCTCACGAGTGAAGAGGTCAAGTCCAGCGTCTCCTTCAAGAGCGTAAAGTGGCTCTTTTCCATCAGGATGTAATTTAATCTTAACTTTGAGCATAAAAACCTCCAAGCGTTGTTTGAGATTTTTCAATCATTAACTTCTTCGGTGGGTTCACCTCGACAAACTCAAAATGCCAATCACGAAGCATTTTAAGAGCGTTAGCAGTCATCTTCGGTGCAGCAATGATGCCGCGAACCTCATCACACTGTTTAACATCCTTAATCTTCTCAACATAGCGTCTAAGCTGTTGCACCGCTGAAACATCTGCAACGTAACGCTTGCACTCTACAACAACCAACACTCCCCGAGCATCAAGGCCGAAAACATCAATAAAACCATACTTAGTATGCTCTTCCATTGAAAGAGGTTTAAAACCGGGTTCAATGAGCTCAGGATTTTTATAAATCATCTCTGCCATGTCTTTTTCAGAACCTACCAGAGTGATTTTTTGTCCGTCCTGTAAGTCATGAGAGTTCACAAAATAAATCTCACTTAGTTTAATGAGAAGGTATTCCTTAAGTGAAGGAGCCTCAGACTTGATCGCCCAACAACCATTCTCAAAAACAAGAGAATGCAAAGCACCAGGCTTCATATAATTAATTGGATTATTCCCCTCTGGCTGATGAATAAGAATAGTCTTATCTTTTTTAATGATGATGAGCCTATCACCCTCCTCAAGACGAGATTGCGCCCGTCCATCATACTCCACAGAGCACCTCGCAGCAAGAACTACCGTTTCATTATTCTTAAGAGCGTATCGAATAAACTCAATCTTTGACTCCATGATTCCCCCTTCACAAGCAATCCTTCAAAGACGGTATTTAAAATTTACTAGTCTTCTTGAATATCTAGAGCACAAATCGTTCCTGATCGCGCATCACTCTCATCCTCAAACGAAATCGCATAGCGCATATCAATCAGCTCACAAGCACGAGCATATTCAGCGTCACTTAACGATTCAACAGTAACACAACGCACAAGATCATTAGAAGTAAATGCATTAAATAACGCTGTTTTTAAGGATTCCCTCTCTACACCAAGGCTACAAATGTTTTGAATTCCTTCAAGTTTGTTCTCAGGAATTCTTAGATACGCAGACCACTCATCAGCAGTAGATGCATAAAAAAGCGATCCATGTTGCAAAAGAACCTTCTGCAAAGGCTTTTGCGCATTACCCACAATCTTCTTTCCATCATAAAGAACATCGTTAGAACCATACAAGTACGCATCAACACCAACCGTTCTAAGCGCATCAATAATCCAGGAAAGAATGCACGCATACGCTTTTCGCTTAAGAGAACTCCCCTCAACCTCTCCAAACACTTCGTGAGGAGCAATCACAGAATACGTAAGATCAGAAGAACCATGAAAAACAGCATTACCTCCAGTAATTCTTCTTACATAACCTACTCCATCAGCGTTGCATTGATCAACACGCACAAGAGATGAAGGATTATGTCTTCCAATGGAAACACCACCTCCCTGCCATTCATAAAACCGAATAGTCGGAGGAGCTCTCCCATCACGAACTGCTTCAAGAATTGCTTCATCAATTGCCATATTCGTATGCGCATCATACGCAGCCCAAGGAATCACTCTCCAGTTCATATCCTTCTCAAAACAGTTTTTCTATAAATGTGTTTAGTACCAACCTTTAAATAGTTCTCTTAAATAGGGGAGTGTAGAGGTGAACCCCATCAAACGCATAGCTTGGTTTCGTGAAGTAGGTAAAGAGGATATAGCACTTGTAGGTGGAAAAGGTGCAAACCTCGGAGAGATGACTCAACAAGGCTTTCCGGTACCGCCCGGTTTTTTCGTTACCGCTCCGTGCTACAAAGAATTCATCGAACGCACAGGTATAAAAGAAACAATTCTTACTCGTCTTAGAGAAATCACAGACTATCAAAACAACGATCTTCTTCAACAAAAAGCAAACACTATTCAAGAACTCATTATCAACACACAAATTCCTTCGGACATCGCAGAAGAAATCGTGGCAGCATATCATATGATGGAGCATGGCGATGTTATGAAAGACTCTGAGCCCTGGGTTGCAGTTCGCTCCTCTGCAACAGCAGAAGATCTTCCCCAAGCAAGTTTTGCAGGACAACAAGCAACATTTCTCAATGTTAAAGGAGCGCACAACGTCCTTGAAGCAGTACGCAAATGCTGGGCAAGCCTCTTTACTGCACGTGCAATCTACTACCGAATGAAAAACGGTTTTGATCATGAAAAAGTCTATCTTTGCGCAGTTGTGCAAAAAATGGTTAACTCTGAAATATCCGGTATTATGTTTACAGCAAACCCTTCAACAAATGATCCTTCTGAGATCGTTGTTGAAGCAGTATATGGATTAGGAGAAACCATCGTTTCAGGAGCGCAAAATCCAGACACCTACATCGTGAACAAAGAAGACCTCTCCATCAAAGAGGTTAAAGTTCGCACACAAGAATGGGGACTCTTTCGCGATGAAAAAACAGGAGGAACAGTAAGGAGAGTAATTCCTCCAGACAAAAAAAGTGCACGTATTCTTGATGACGTAACTGTTGCAAGTATAGCGAGTATTGGAAAAAAACTTGAAGAACACTATCAAAAAGCACAAGATATTGAATGGGCAATTGAAGAAGACACTATCTACATCGTGCAAACAAGAGCAATTACCACTCTCACAAAAAAGGCGAAAAAGAGCATTATCAATATTGATCAAGATCCTATTCTCAAGGGAGAAGTTGCAAGTCCTGGTGTAGGTTCTGGAAAAGTAGTCATTGTAAAAACACCACAAGATCTCACCCGCGTTGAACGTGGTGATGTTATGGTTGCAACTATGACCACACCAGATATGGTTCCTGCAATGCAACGCGCATCAGCAATAGTTACTGATGAAGGAGGGATGACTTGCCATGCAGCAATAGTTTCAAGAGAAATGGGCATTCCCTGCGTCGTCGGAACAGAAAAAGCAACAACAACGCTTAAAGAAGGAGAAATCGTCACCGTTTACGCAAGTGCTGGAAAAATATACCGAGGAAAAGTTGATATTCCCGAAGAAGATGAAGACTTTGCTCACTCTGATATCAAAACCAAGACAGGAGTCAAAGTTATTTGCGACCTACCCCAAGTAGCACAAAAAGCAGCAAAAACAGGGGCAGATGGTATCGGTCTTTGCAGACTAGAACTCATCATAGCAAACTCAGGAAAACTACCCTCACAATACATACGCGAAGGAAAGGCAGAAGAGTACACGCAAATGCTTGTGGAAAGTCTACGTGACATCGCACGTGCTTTTGACAAAAAACCTGTCTGGGTACGCACATCAGACCTTCGCACTGACGAGTACCGTCATTTAGAAGGAGGAGACAAGGAACCAAAAGAAACAGATCCTATGATCGGCTGGCACGGCATACGAAGAAGCCTTGACGAGCCAGAAGTACTCAAAGCAGAATTCAGAGCAATAAAACTATTACATGATGAAGGGTATACTAACGTTGGCGTTATGATCCCTTTTGTCATCAGAGCAGAAGAAGTAAGCGCAGCAAAAAAAATCATGCAAGAAGTAGGTCTCAACCCTCAAACAATTACGTGGGGGGTGATGTGTGAAACTCCTGCTGCGTGTTGGGTTATGGATAAAATTTGTGAACAGGGAATTAAATTTGTCAGTTTCGGAACAAATGATCTCACACAACTCACCTTAGGTATTGATCGTAACAATTCGCGCATTGCAAAACTCTTTGATGAAATGCACCCTGCAGTTCTTGGAGAAATTGCAGCAGTTATCAAAATTTGTCAAAAATACGGTGTGGAAACCAGCATCTGCGGACAAGCAGGTTCACGTCCTGAAATGGCTGAATTCCTTGTGAAAAAAGGAATAACCAGTATTTCAGCAAATCCTGACGCAGTAGCAAAAATTCGAGAAGTTGTTTTTAAAATAGAGAATAAACTTAACGACGCTCAATAACTGCTATTTTTCTCGTAAGTGACTTATGCACGTAGATGTCAAACGATTGAACAATTTTGAGTTTATTTTCTTTCTTTACAAATTGAGAAAAATTAAGAAAGTGCGGACTTACAATCACTGCACGTTTTCTGAGTTTCTTTGCAAGCATACGTGCAAAATCAGCGTAGAGAAGCTCCAGATCTTTTGAAATCTTAGATGCTCGTCCATAAGGAAGATCCGTTACCAGAT
Proteins encoded:
- a CDS encoding uracil-DNA glycosylase, whose amino-acid sequence is MNKAQELKKLEEKILRDSSLPLRESATNLVFGKGNPDAKILIIGEAPGKQEDLQGVPFVGAAGKNLDKFLRTIGLTLDDVYIANVVKYRPPENRNPTVREIEMHAPYLFEQIRIINPRVICPLGNFATKYILSGCDTQKMKSVGGISSLHGKPVNVMIHGEVRRVIPLYHPAALIYNRSLIPEMEADLRIVKEEISKIHK
- a CDS encoding dUTP diphosphatase, which encodes MLKVKIKLHPDGKEPLYALEGDAGLDLFTREKIVLAPGERKLAPTGVYCAIPQGYEMQIRSKSGLSLKHGVIVLNSPGTIDSNYRGEIGVILFNTSDKPVVFEKHMKVAQAVFNKIPKVEWEHVEELDETQRSSGGFGSTGR
- a CDS encoding DUF91 domain-containing protein, which gives rise to MESKIEFIRYALKNNETVVLAARCSVEYDGRAQSRLEEGDRLIIIKKDKTILIHQPEGNNPINYMKPGALHSLVFENGCWAIKSEAPSLKEYLLIKLSEIYFVNSHDLQDGQKITLVGSEKDMAEMIYKNPELIEPGFKPLSMEEHTKYGFIDVFGLDARGVLVVVECKRYVADVSAVQQLRRYVEKIKDVKQCDEVRGIIAAPKMTANALKMLRDWHFEFVEVNPPKKLMIEKSQTTLGGFYAQS
- a CDS encoding lipoate--protein ligase family protein — translated: MNWRVIPWAAYDAHTNMAIDEAILEAVRDGRAPPTIRFYEWQGGGVSIGRHNPSSLVRVDQCNADGVGYVRRITGGNAVFHGSSDLTYSVIAPHEVFGEVEGSSLKRKAYACILSWIIDALRTVGVDAYLYGSNDVLYDGKKIVGNAQKPLQKVLLQHGSLFYASTADEWSAYLRIPENKLEGIQNICSLGVERESLKTALFNAFTSNDLVRCVTVESLSDAEYARACELIDMRYAISFEDESDARSGTICALDIQED
- a CDS encoding phosphoenolpyruvate synthase; the encoded protein is MNPIKRIAWFREVGKEDIALVGGKGANLGEMTQQGFPVPPGFFVTAPCYKEFIERTGIKETILTRLREITDYQNNDLLQQKANTIQELIINTQIPSDIAEEIVAAYHMMEHGDVMKDSEPWVAVRSSATAEDLPQASFAGQQATFLNVKGAHNVLEAVRKCWASLFTARAIYYRMKNGFDHEKVYLCAVVQKMVNSEISGIMFTANPSTNDPSEIVVEAVYGLGETIVSGAQNPDTYIVNKEDLSIKEVKVRTQEWGLFRDEKTGGTVRRVIPPDKKSARILDDVTVASIASIGKKLEEHYQKAQDIEWAIEEDTIYIVQTRAITTLTKKAKKSIINIDQDPILKGEVASPGVGSGKVVIVKTPQDLTRVERGDVMVATMTTPDMVPAMQRASAIVTDEGGMTCHAAIVSREMGIPCVVGTEKATTTLKEGEIVTVYASAGKIYRGKVDIPEEDEDFAHSDIKTKTGVKVICDLPQVAQKAAKTGADGIGLCRLELIIANSGKLPSQYIREGKAEEYTQMLVESLRDIARAFDKKPVWVRTSDLRTDEYRHLEGGDKEPKETDPMIGWHGIRRSLDEPEVLKAEFRAIKLLHDEGYTNVGVMIPFVIRAEEVSAAKKIMQEVGLNPQTITWGVMCETPAACWVMDKICEQGIKFVSFGTNDLTQLTLGIDRNNSRIAKLFDEMHPAVLGEIAAVIKICQKYGVETSICGQAGSRPEMAEFLVKKGITSISANPDAVAKIREVVFKIENKLNDAQ